The proteins below are encoded in one region of Paraburkholderia phenazinium:
- the mlaD gene encoding outer membrane lipid asymmetry maintenance protein MlaD: MKKTALDFWVGLFVVLGFVALLFLALKAGNMSSLSFQATYPVKLKFDNIGGLKARAPVKSAGVTVGRVDSINFDTNSYQALVTIDLDKQYQFPKDTSAKILTSGLLGEQYIGLEPGGDSEMLKAGDTISMTQSAIVLENLIGQFLYSKAADSGAAKPGAPAAAPAPAAPAPAVPASGASGQ, translated from the coding sequence ATGAAAAAGACTGCTCTCGACTTCTGGGTCGGCCTGTTTGTGGTGCTGGGTTTCGTAGCGCTGCTGTTCCTGGCGTTGAAGGCCGGCAACATGAGCTCGTTGTCGTTTCAGGCAACCTACCCGGTCAAACTCAAGTTCGACAATATCGGCGGACTGAAGGCGCGCGCGCCGGTGAAGAGTGCGGGCGTGACGGTCGGCCGCGTCGACTCGATCAACTTCGACACGAATTCGTATCAAGCTTTGGTCACAATCGATCTCGACAAGCAATACCAGTTTCCGAAGGACACCTCCGCCAAGATCCTGACTTCTGGCCTGCTCGGTGAGCAGTACATCGGTCTCGAACCGGGTGGCGATAGCGAGATGTTGAAGGCAGGCGACACGATCTCGATGACGCAGTCGGCCATCGTGCTCGAAAACCTGATTGGACAATTCCTCTATAGCAAGGCGGCAGACTCAGGCGCTGCCAAGCCGGGCGCACCCGCTGCAGCCCCCGCACCGGCGGCACCGGCGCCGGCTGTGCCCGCTTCGGGCGCGTCGGGTCAATAA
- a CDS encoding ABC transporter ATP-binding protein, with protein sequence MPSTSETLLELRDVDFGYGDRLVLSNLNLRFQRGQVVAVMGGSGCGKTTVLRLIGGLVRALRGQILFHGQDVGAQTRDGLYALRRKMGMLFQFGALFTDMSVFENVAFTLREHTDLPEELIRDLVLMKLNAVGLRGARDLSPSEISGGMARRVALARAIALDPELMMYDEPFAGLDPISLGITANLIRTLNQALGATSILVTHDVPESFAIADYVYFLANGGVHAEGTPDQLRASTDPTVRQFIDGAPDGPFKFHYPSNTPLAADFGIGGGQA encoded by the coding sequence GTGCCTTCCACCTCCGAGACCCTTCTCGAGCTTCGTGACGTCGACTTCGGTTACGGCGACCGGCTCGTCCTGTCGAACCTGAACCTGCGCTTCCAGCGCGGTCAGGTCGTGGCGGTCATGGGCGGCTCGGGATGCGGCAAGACCACCGTGCTGCGGCTGATCGGCGGCCTCGTGCGTGCATTGCGCGGACAGATCCTGTTCCACGGCCAGGACGTCGGCGCGCAAACGCGCGACGGCCTGTACGCATTGCGCCGCAAGATGGGCATGCTGTTTCAGTTCGGCGCCTTGTTCACCGACATGTCCGTGTTCGAAAACGTCGCCTTCACGCTGCGTGAGCACACGGACCTGCCGGAAGAACTGATCCGCGACCTGGTGCTGATGAAGCTCAACGCCGTCGGCTTGCGCGGCGCGCGCGATCTGTCGCCGTCCGAGATCTCCGGCGGCATGGCGCGGCGCGTGGCGCTGGCCCGGGCTATCGCGCTCGACCCCGAACTGATGATGTACGACGAGCCGTTCGCCGGCCTGGACCCCATTTCGCTTGGCATCACGGCAAACCTGATTCGCACGCTGAATCAGGCGCTCGGCGCGACCTCGATTCTGGTGACGCACGATGTGCCGGAATCGTTCGCGATTGCCGACTACGTGTATTTCCTCGCCAACGGCGGCGTTCACGCCGAGGGCACGCCTGACCAGTTGCGGGCCTCGACCGATCCCACCGTGCGCCAGTTCATCGACGGCGCGCCGGACGGTCCGTTCAAATTCCACTATCCCAGCAACACGCCGCTTGCGGCAGATTTCGGCATCGGCGGGGGACAGGCATGA
- a CDS encoding ABC transporter ATP-binding protein, whose amino-acid sequence MPAIEIRNVKKRYKDLQALKGVSLTVEEGEFFGLLGPNGAGKTTLISILAGLARADEGSIAVRGHDVVDEFREARRALGVVPQELVFDPFFTVRETLRIQSGYYGLRKNDAWIDEVMANLDLTEKADANMRALSGGMKRRVLVAQALVHRPPVIVLDEPTAGVDVELRQTLWKFISRLNREGHTIVLTTHYLEEAESLCDRIAMLRRGEVVALERTSALLQRFAGMQLFLRFAQGVLPVELRPLEVDSDPGNGNGRQHLLRLSSYDEVEPILAQCRNAGCTFEEIEVRKADLEDVFVQVMNGPEVIEGLA is encoded by the coding sequence ATGCCAGCCATAGAAATTCGTAACGTCAAGAAGCGCTACAAGGATCTTCAGGCGCTCAAGGGCGTCAGCCTCACGGTGGAAGAAGGCGAGTTTTTCGGACTGCTCGGTCCGAACGGCGCGGGTAAGACGACGCTCATCAGCATCCTCGCGGGCCTCGCGCGCGCCGACGAAGGCAGCATCGCCGTGCGCGGCCACGACGTGGTCGACGAATTTCGCGAAGCTCGCCGGGCACTCGGCGTTGTGCCGCAGGAACTCGTGTTCGACCCGTTCTTCACGGTGCGCGAGACCTTGCGCATCCAGTCCGGCTACTACGGCCTGCGCAAAAACGACGCGTGGATCGACGAAGTGATGGCCAACCTCGATCTCACCGAAAAGGCCGACGCCAACATGCGCGCGCTGTCGGGGGGGATGAAGCGACGCGTGCTGGTCGCGCAGGCGCTGGTGCATCGGCCGCCGGTCATCGTGCTCGACGAGCCGACCGCGGGCGTCGACGTTGAGCTGCGTCAAACCCTGTGGAAATTCATCTCGCGACTGAATCGCGAGGGTCACACGATCGTCCTGACCACGCACTATCTGGAAGAGGCGGAGTCGCTGTGCGACCGCATCGCCATGCTGCGGCGCGGCGAAGTGGTGGCGCTCGAACGCACCAGCGCGCTGCTGCAGCGCTTTGCCGGCATGCAACTGTTCCTGCGTTTCGCCCAAGGCGTGCTGCCGGTGGAGTTGCGGCCACTCGAAGTCGACTCCGACCCGGGCAACGGCAATGGCCGCCAGCATCTGCTGCGTCTGTCGAGCTACGACGAGGTCGAGCCGATTCTCGCGCAATGCCGCAACGCGGGTTGTACATTCGAAGAAATCGAGGTCCGCAAAGCCGACCTCGAAGATGTGTTCGTTCAGGTGATGAACGGTCCGGAAGTGATCGAGGGGCTTGCATGA
- the thiS gene encoding sulfur carrier protein ThiS, producing the protein MDIHINQKPLSLPEGATVADALAAFGARPPFAVALNGDFVARTQHAARALQAGDKLDVVQPVAGG; encoded by the coding sequence ATGGACATTCATATCAATCAGAAGCCGTTGTCGCTGCCCGAGGGGGCGACCGTCGCCGACGCGCTCGCCGCTTTCGGCGCGCGTCCGCCGTTCGCGGTTGCGCTGAACGGCGACTTTGTGGCCCGTACCCAGCACGCCGCGCGCGCGCTGCAAGCGGGTGACAAGCTCGACGTCGTGCAACCGGTCGCCGGCGGCTAA
- a CDS encoding MlaA family lipoprotein, producing MQTMRVRITTLAFGAALLAGCATVQTPTKGDPLEGVNRTIFKFNDKIDQYALKPVAKGYVYITPQPVRDSVTNFFSNIGDVYIAANNLLQLKITDGVEDIMRIVINTTFGVGGLFDVATLAKLPKHENDFGLTLGHYGVPSGPYLVLPLFGPSTVRDGFGSIAEYFVNPLTYIHPDGLSWALYGINIVNTRANLLNASDVLEGAALDKYSFVRNAYLQRRNYLLTQGKGGGNAALPDYGDNAPLPKYDDVDGGAAAAAGAASAPGAASATAATPAQAGAGAPQGASGATAATATPASDTAASPPIDMNGGPENDQVPADQVVPPRLTFPSFRLR from the coding sequence ATGCAGACCATGCGCGTCCGTATCACCACGCTGGCGTTCGGCGCGGCGCTGCTCGCCGGCTGTGCGACGGTCCAGACTCCGACCAAGGGCGATCCGCTCGAGGGCGTGAACCGTACGATCTTCAAGTTCAACGACAAGATCGACCAGTACGCGCTGAAGCCTGTTGCGAAGGGCTATGTGTACATCACACCGCAGCCGGTGCGCGACAGCGTGACGAACTTCTTCTCGAACATCGGCGACGTCTACATTGCGGCCAACAATCTGCTGCAGTTGAAGATTACCGACGGTGTCGAGGACATCATGCGGATCGTCATCAACACCACCTTCGGCGTCGGCGGCCTGTTCGACGTGGCGACGCTTGCGAAGCTGCCCAAGCACGAGAACGACTTCGGCCTCACGCTCGGTCACTATGGCGTGCCGTCGGGACCGTACCTGGTGCTGCCGCTGTTCGGGCCGAGCACGGTGCGCGATGGGTTCGGCTCAATAGCCGAATACTTTGTCAACCCGTTGACTTACATTCACCCGGACGGCCTGAGCTGGGCGCTGTACGGGATCAACATCGTCAACACGCGGGCGAACCTGCTGAACGCGAGCGATGTGCTGGAAGGCGCGGCGCTCGACAAGTATTCGTTCGTGCGTAATGCATACCTGCAGCGCCGTAATTATCTGTTGACCCAGGGTAAGGGTGGCGGCAACGCGGCGCTGCCGGATTACGGCGACAATGCACCGCTGCCGAAATACGACGACGTCGATGGCGGCGCGGCCGCCGCTGCTGGGGCCGCTTCGGCGCCGGGCGCGGCTTCCGCGACAGCGGCCACGCCTGCGCAGGCAGGTGCCGGAGCGCCGCAGGGCGCCTCGGGCGCCACCGCCGCGACTGCGACGCCGGCCTCTGACACGGCCGCGTCACCACCGATCGATATGAATGGTGGCCCGGAGAACGATCAGGTCCCTGCCGACCAGGTCGTGCCGCCGCGGCTTACCTTCCCGTCGTTCAGATTGCGTTGA
- a CDS encoding STAS domain-containing protein, giving the protein MSTAVNAEVRSVAGRFETGTTLTHASAKAALAAGLQRIAAGANGVDCAPLAQFDSSALAVLIAWQRAAQARGAALEIVNLPAGLASLAHVYGVDTIISARH; this is encoded by the coding sequence GTGAGCACAGCGGTGAACGCCGAGGTCCGCTCAGTGGCGGGCCGTTTCGAAACCGGCACCACGTTGACCCACGCGAGCGCGAAGGCCGCGCTCGCGGCGGGGCTGCAACGTATCGCAGCGGGTGCGAACGGTGTCGATTGCGCGCCGCTTGCTCAATTCGACTCGTCGGCGCTCGCCGTGCTGATCGCTTGGCAGCGGGCCGCCCAGGCACGCGGCGCCGCGCTCGAAATCGTCAACCTGCCCGCTGGTCTCGCCAGCCTGGCCCACGTCTACGGCGTCGACACCATTATCTCGGCGCGACATTGA
- the mlaE gene encoding lipid asymmetry maintenance ABC transporter permease subunit MlaE gives MISAIGRSVLGGLETAGYATRLFFRLVLEFFPLLRRPRLVTKQIHFVGNYSLVIIAVSGLFVGFVLGLQGYNTLNRYGSEQALGLLVALSLVRELGPVVTALLFAGRAGTSLTAEIGLMKAGEQLTAMEMMAVDPIKVVVAPRLWAGIISMPILAAIFSAVGIGGGYVVGVLMIGVDAGSFWSQMQGGVDVWADVGNGVIKSIVFGFAVTFIALFQGYEAKPTPEGVSRATTKTVVYGSLAVLGLDFLLTALMFS, from the coding sequence ATGATCAGTGCGATCGGACGTTCGGTGCTCGGCGGCCTCGAGACCGCCGGCTACGCCACGCGGCTCTTCTTCCGTCTGGTGCTCGAATTTTTCCCGTTGTTGCGCCGTCCGCGTCTTGTCACGAAGCAGATCCACTTCGTGGGCAATTATTCGCTCGTGATCATCGCGGTGTCGGGCCTGTTCGTCGGCTTCGTGCTCGGCTTGCAGGGCTATAACACGCTGAACCGCTATGGTTCCGAGCAGGCGCTCGGGCTGCTGGTCGCGCTGTCGCTCGTGCGCGAGCTGGGGCCGGTGGTCACGGCGCTGCTGTTCGCGGGGCGCGCCGGCACGTCGCTCACGGCCGAAATCGGTCTGATGAAAGCCGGCGAGCAATTGACGGCCATGGAAATGATGGCGGTCGATCCGATCAAGGTCGTGGTCGCGCCGCGCCTGTGGGCGGGCATTATCTCGATGCCGATTCTTGCGGCCATCTTCAGCGCGGTCGGGATCGGCGGCGGCTATGTGGTGGGCGTGCTGATGATCGGGGTCGATGCCGGCTCTTTCTGGTCGCAGATGCAGGGCGGCGTCGACGTGTGGGCTGACGTCGGTAACGGGGTGATCAAGAGTATTGTGTTCGGCTTTGCGGTGACGTTCATCGCGCTTTTCCAGGGTTACGAAGCCAAACCGACCCCGGAAGGCGTGTCACGTGCGACGACCAAGACGGTCGTGTACGGTTCGCTTGCTGTGCTGGGCCTCGATTTCCTGCTGACTGCATTGATGTTCAGCTAA
- the thiE gene encoding thiamine phosphate synthase: MSQTTPQTNSQTDMQTNPLAGRDVFWPPADELSEAAERIRATLGDWPPTHAPWRICLTAPDDANGGDLIVIADAQQHGEQVARWQVQGAGVIEAAAGRATLHLGGERYPLEGHLAEDWIPALAAFLDCGFDPHDALVLALAWRDGDETTAADAWPCDLSRFPRVLGLPAAPEQPFARCPDRLGLYPVLPTAEWVERVVGYGVKTVQLRRKTAEPAELAQEIARCVAAGRKHDAQVFINDHWQAALEAGAYGVHLGQEDLHLADLGSLAAAGVRLGLSTHGYYEMLIALHFRPSYIALGAVFPTTTKVMPTAPQGLRRLARYVRLLDGVVPLVAIGGIDQQVLPQVLATGVGCAAVVRAVTEAADPAVAVSAMLQGFTP, from the coding sequence ATGAGTCAGACCACGCCGCAAACGAACTCGCAGACGGACATGCAAACGAATCCGCTCGCCGGCCGCGACGTCTTCTGGCCGCCCGCCGACGAACTGAGCGAAGCCGCCGAGCGCATTCGCGCGACGCTCGGCGATTGGCCGCCGACTCACGCGCCATGGCGGATTTGCCTTACCGCGCCTGACGACGCTAACGGCGGCGATCTGATCGTCATCGCCGACGCCCAGCAGCACGGCGAGCAGGTGGCGCGCTGGCAAGTGCAGGGCGCGGGTGTGATCGAAGCCGCCGCGGGCCGGGCGACGCTGCATCTGGGTGGCGAGCGTTATCCGCTGGAAGGCCATCTCGCCGAAGACTGGATTCCCGCGCTGGCGGCGTTTCTGGATTGCGGTTTTGATCCGCACGACGCACTGGTGCTGGCGCTCGCCTGGCGCGACGGCGACGAAACCACCGCCGCCGACGCATGGCCGTGCGACCTGTCGCGCTTCCCGCGCGTCCTCGGATTGCCCGCTGCACCCGAGCAGCCGTTCGCACGCTGCCCGGATCGCCTCGGCCTCTATCCCGTGCTGCCAACCGCCGAGTGGGTCGAGCGGGTGGTCGGCTACGGTGTGAAGACGGTCCAGCTGCGCCGCAAAACTGCCGAGCCGGCCGAACTGGCGCAGGAAATCGCGCGCTGCGTCGCGGCGGGCCGCAAGCATGACGCTCAGGTGTTCATCAACGATCACTGGCAGGCCGCGCTCGAAGCCGGCGCGTACGGCGTCCATCTCGGTCAGGAAGACCTGCATCTTGCCGACCTCGGCAGTCTCGCCGCCGCGGGCGTGCGCCTTGGCCTGTCGACGCACGGCTACTACGAGATGCTGATCGCGCTGCACTTCCGGCCGAGTTACATCGCGCTCGGCGCGGTGTTCCCGACCACCACCAAAGTGATGCCGACCGCGCCGCAAGGTCTGAGGCGTCTCGCCCGCTACGTACGCCTGCTCGATGGCGTGGTGCCGCTCGTCGCGATTGGCGGAATCGACCAGCAGGTGCTGCCGCAAGTACTGGCGACCGGCGTCGGCTGCGCCGCCGTGGTGCGGGCTGTCACGGAGGCTGCGGACCCTGCTGTTGCGGTTTCTGCAATGCTCCAAGGGTTTACGCCATAA
- a CDS encoding thiazole synthase, with product MTSPIPADALTLYGETFASRVLLGTSRYPSLQSLSDSIDAAKPGMITVALRRQMNEGGAEAGFFDLLKRHGVPLLPNTAGCQSVGEAVTTAHMAREVFETDWIKLELIGDDYTLQPDPVGLIEAAARLVKDGFKVLPYCTEDLVIGRRLLDAGCEALMPWGAPIGTGKGVINPYGLRVLRDRLPDVPLIVDAGLGVPSHAAQVMEWGFDGVLLNTAVSQATHPEAMARAFALGVEAGRQAYLAGPMAERETAHASTPVVGMPFWHQDGSST from the coding sequence ATGACTTCTCCCATTCCCGCCGACGCGCTCACGCTGTACGGCGAAACCTTCGCCAGCCGGGTGTTGCTCGGCACGTCACGCTATCCGTCGCTGCAGTCGCTGTCCGACTCGATCGATGCGGCGAAGCCTGGCATGATCACCGTCGCGCTGCGCCGGCAGATGAACGAAGGCGGTGCCGAAGCCGGCTTCTTCGATCTGCTCAAGCGCCACGGCGTGCCGCTATTGCCCAACACGGCCGGCTGCCAGAGCGTCGGCGAGGCGGTCACGACCGCCCACATGGCGCGTGAAGTCTTCGAAACCGACTGGATCAAGCTCGAACTGATCGGCGACGACTACACGTTGCAGCCCGATCCGGTCGGTCTGATCGAGGCGGCTGCGCGGCTCGTCAAAGACGGTTTCAAGGTGCTGCCGTACTGCACGGAAGATCTGGTGATCGGACGGCGTCTGCTCGACGCCGGCTGCGAGGCGTTGATGCCGTGGGGCGCGCCGATCGGCACCGGCAAGGGCGTGATCAATCCATACGGTCTGCGGGTGCTGCGTGACCGGTTGCCGGACGTGCCGCTGATCGTCGATGCGGGGCTCGGCGTCCCGTCGCACGCCGCGCAGGTGATGGAGTGGGGCTTCGACGGCGTGCTGCTGAATACGGCGGTGTCGCAGGCGACCCATCCCGAAGCGATGGCCCGCGCGTTCGCGCTGGGCGTCGAGGCGGGCCGCCAGGCGTACCTTGCCGGGCCGATGGCTGAACGCGAAACGGCCCATGCGAGCACGCCGGTGGTCGGTATGCCGTTCTGGCATCAGGATGGGAGTTCGACATGA
- a CDS encoding MlaC/ttg2D family ABC transporter substrate-binding protein, which produces MKKFFLVPFFAALFSFGSAAYAQAVDSSAPDALIKTVTQQVVDAVRSDKSIQQGDISHITQLVNEKILPYTDFRRTTQLAMGRNWRTATPEQQNAVVEQFKMLLIRTYSGALAQVKDQQIQYKPFRMNPDDTDTVVRSVVMNNGSPVELDYRLYKTQDGWRVYDINVLGAWLIQAYQQQFNEQIQQHGVDGLIQFLTQRNQQLAAGKQS; this is translated from the coding sequence ATGAAAAAATTCTTCCTCGTTCCGTTTTTTGCTGCGTTGTTTTCGTTTGGTAGCGCAGCTTATGCGCAAGCGGTCGATAGCAGCGCACCCGATGCGCTGATCAAGACCGTCACCCAGCAGGTGGTCGACGCTGTCCGCAGCGACAAGTCGATCCAGCAGGGCGACATTTCGCACATCACCCAGCTCGTCAACGAGAAGATCCTGCCGTACACGGACTTCCGCCGCACGACGCAACTGGCCATGGGTCGCAACTGGCGTACCGCCACGCCGGAGCAGCAAAACGCCGTGGTCGAGCAGTTCAAGATGCTGCTGATCCGTACGTATTCGGGCGCGCTCGCGCAGGTCAAAGACCAGCAGATCCAGTACAAGCCGTTTCGCATGAATCCGGACGACACCGATACGGTGGTGCGCTCGGTGGTGATGAACAACGGCTCGCCGGTGGAACTCGACTATCGTCTGTACAAAACGCAGGACGGCTGGCGCGTGTATGACATCAACGTGCTTGGCGCATGGCTGATCCAGGCGTATCAGCAGCAGTTCAATGAGCAGATCCAGCAACACGGCGTTGACGGGCTGATCCAGTTCCTCACGCAGCGCAACCAGCAACTCGCCGCAGGCAAGCAGTCGTGA